One window of the Zea mays cultivar B73 chromosome 3, Zm-B73-REFERENCE-NAM-5.0, whole genome shotgun sequence genome contains the following:
- the LOC100191261 gene encoding uncharacterized protein LOC100191261 produces the protein MHSSCMSQFIAASSSFTGACPWQQSRRDAVALSEAPCCPSRWIELCPNPQLAIVEHWACHRCRVCRAQQKPQRHDLFQLSERSRVVDPCSPDVSTSRFAVNLHGACAASSKPVPLSSRLAHRSSAKSPS, from the exons ATGCACAGTAGCTGCATGTCTCAGTTTATCGCAGCATCGAGCTCCTTCACCGGCGCCTGTCCATGGCAGCAGTCCCGACGTGACGCTGTGGCCCTTAGTGAGGCACCTTGCTGTCCTAGCCGCTGGATCGAGCTTTGTCCCAACCCGCAGCTTGCTATCGTCGAGCATTGGGCTTGCCATCGATGCCGTGTTTGTCGCGCACAGCAAAAACCACAGCGCCACGACTTGTTCCAGCTAAGCGAGAGGAGCCGCGTCGTCGATCCGTGCAGCCCCGACGTCTCCACGTCTCGCTTCGCCGTCAATCTGCATGGCGCCTGCGCGGCGTCGTCGAAACCCGTG CCCTTGTCATCACGCCTCGCGCATCGCTCGTCGGCAAAGAGCCCAAGCTGA